One Pseudomonas sp. HOU2 genomic window carries:
- the ureC gene encoding urease subunit alpha produces MKISRQAYADMFGPTVGDKLRLADTELWIEVEKDFTTYGEEVKFGGGKVIRDGQGQSQLLAAEVVDTLITNALIIDHWGIVKADVGLKDGRIAAIGKAGNPDVQPNVTIAIGASTEVIAGEGMILTAGGIDTHIHFICPQQIEEALMSGVTTMIGGGTGPATGTNATTCTSGPWHLARMLQAADAFPMNIGLTGKGNASLPEPLIEQVKAGAIGLKLHEDWGTTPASIDNCLSVADQYDVQVAIHTDTLNESGFVETTLGAFKGRTIHTYHTEGAGGGHAPDIIKACGFPNVLPSSTNPTRPFTRNTIDEHLDMLMVCHHLDPSIAEDVAFAESRIRRETIAAEDILHDLGAFSMISSDSQAMGRVGEVITRTWQTADKMKKQRGPLPQDGEGNDNFRAKRYIAKYTINPAITHGISHEVGSIEVGKWADLVLWRPAFFGVKPTLILKGGAIAASLMGDANASIPTPQPVHYRPMFASYGGSLHATSLTFISQAAQEAGLPEALGLKKKIGVVKGCRDVQKTDLIHNDYLPSIDVDPQTYQVKADGVLLWCEPAETLPMAQRYFLF; encoded by the coding sequence ATGAAGATTTCCCGGCAAGCCTACGCCGACATGTTCGGCCCCACCGTCGGCGACAAGTTGCGCCTGGCGGACACCGAGTTGTGGATCGAAGTCGAAAAGGACTTCACCACCTACGGCGAAGAAGTGAAGTTCGGCGGCGGCAAAGTCATCCGCGACGGCCAGGGCCAGAGCCAGTTGCTCGCCGCCGAAGTGGTCGACACCTTGATCACCAACGCGTTGATCATCGACCACTGGGGTATCGTCAAAGCCGACGTCGGCCTCAAGGACGGGCGCATCGCCGCGATCGGCAAGGCCGGTAACCCGGACGTGCAGCCCAACGTCACCATCGCCATCGGCGCCAGCACCGAAGTGATCGCTGGTGAAGGCATGATCCTCACCGCCGGCGGCATCGACACCCACATCCATTTCATCTGTCCGCAGCAGATCGAAGAAGCGCTGATGAGCGGCGTCACCACCATGATCGGCGGCGGCACCGGTCCGGCCACCGGCACCAACGCCACCACCTGCACCTCCGGCCCGTGGCATCTGGCGCGGATGCTCCAGGCCGCCGACGCGTTCCCGATGAACATCGGCCTCACCGGCAAGGGCAACGCCAGCCTGCCGGAGCCGTTGATCGAACAGGTCAAGGCCGGCGCTATCGGCCTCAAGCTGCACGAAGACTGGGGCACCACCCCGGCGAGCATCGACAACTGCCTCAGCGTCGCCGACCAGTACGATGTACAGGTGGCGATCCATACCGACACCCTCAACGAATCGGGTTTCGTCGAAACCACCCTCGGCGCGTTCAAGGGCCGCACCATCCACACCTATCACACCGAAGGTGCCGGCGGCGGCCACGCGCCGGACATCATCAAGGCCTGCGGTTTCCCTAATGTACTGCCGAGCTCGACCAACCCGACCCGGCCGTTCACCCGCAACACCATCGACGAACACCTCGACATGCTGATGGTCTGCCACCACCTCGACCCGAGCATCGCCGAAGACGTGGCGTTCGCCGAAAGCCGTATCCGCCGCGAAACCATCGCCGCCGAAGACATCCTCCATGACCTCGGCGCGTTTTCGATGATCAGCTCCGACAGCCAGGCCATGGGCCGCGTCGGCGAAGTCATCACGCGCACCTGGCAGACCGCCGACAAGATGAAAAAGCAGCGCGGCCCGCTGCCGCAGGACGGTGAAGGCAACGACAATTTCCGCGCCAAGCGCTACATCGCCAAGTACACCATCAACCCGGCAATCACCCATGGCATCAGCCATGAAGTGGGTTCGATCGAGGTTGGCAAGTGGGCCGATCTGGTGCTCTGGCGTCCGGCGTTCTTCGGCGTCAAACCGACGCTGATCCTCAAGGGCGGTGCCATCGCCGCCAGTCTGATGGGCGACGCCAACGCGTCGATTCCGACCCCGCAACCGGTGCACTACCGCCCGATGTTCGCCAGCTACGGCGGCTCGCTGCACGCCACCAGCCTGACCTTCATCAGTCAGGCCGCGCAGGAGGCCGGGTTGCCTGAAGCGCTGGGTTTGAAGAAGAAAATCGGCGTGGTCAAAGGCTGCCGCGACGTGCAGAAAACCGACCTGATCCACAACGATTATCTGCCGAGTATCGATGTCGACCCGCAGACCTATCAGGTCAAGGCCGACGGTGTGTTGCTGTGGTGTGAACCTGCCGAAACTCTGCCGATGGCCCAGCGCTACTTCCTGTTCTGA
- a CDS encoding triacylglycerol lipase — MSQGTATRYPLVLVPGMLGFIRLLLYPYWYGIIKALRRGGATVIAVQVSPLNSTEVRGEQLLARIDEILRETRAAKVNLFGHSQGSLTARYAAAKRPDLVASVTSVAGPNHGSELADYLQQHYPANTAKGRLLEALLRIVGWLMALLETGYHGPKLPVDIHASHQSLTSEGVALFNQRYPQGLPETWGGHGPEEVNGVRYYSWSGTLQPGKTDRGGNLFDGTNRSCRLFAKTFVREPGQCDGMVGRYSSHLGTVIGDDYPLDHFDIVNQSLGLVGKGADPVRLFVEHAARLKAAGV, encoded by the coding sequence ATGTCACAAGGTACGGCGACACGTTATCCACTGGTGCTGGTGCCGGGCATGCTCGGGTTTATCCGGCTGCTGCTGTATCCGTACTGGTACGGGATCATCAAGGCCTTGCGCCGTGGCGGGGCGACAGTGATTGCGGTGCAGGTGTCGCCGCTCAACTCCACCGAGGTGCGCGGCGAGCAACTGCTGGCGCGCATCGACGAGATTCTGCGCGAGACCCGCGCTGCCAAGGTCAATCTGTTCGGTCATAGTCAGGGTTCGCTGACCGCCCGTTATGCCGCCGCCAAACGGCCGGATCTGGTCGCTTCGGTGACGTCCGTGGCCGGACCCAATCATGGTTCGGAACTGGCCGACTATCTGCAGCAACACTACCCGGCGAACACTGCCAAGGGTCGTCTGCTCGAAGCGCTGCTGCGGATTGTCGGCTGGCTGATGGCGTTGCTGGAAACCGGTTACCACGGGCCGAAACTGCCGGTGGATATCCACGCCTCGCACCAATCGCTCACCAGCGAAGGGGTAGCGCTGTTCAATCAGCGTTATCCACAGGGCCTGCCCGAAACCTGGGGCGGACACGGGCCGGAAGAGGTCAATGGCGTGCGTTATTACTCGTGGTCGGGGACGTTGCAACCGGGCAAGACCGATCGCGGCGGCAACCTGTTTGACGGCACCAATCGCAGCTGTCGGCTGTTCGCGAAAACCTTCGTGCGCGAGCCGGGGCAATGTGACGGGATGGTCGGGCGTTACAGCTCGCACCTGGGTACGGTGATTGGTGACGACTATCCGCTGGATCACTTCGACATCGTCAACCAGTCGCTGGGGCTGGTGGGCAAGGGCGCGGATCCGGTGCGGTTGTTTGTCGAGCATGCGGCGCGGCTGAAGGCTGCCGGCGTTTAA
- a CDS encoding chaperone modulator CbpM yields MSSPLIVQLDMAEFCEAADLSDVYVIEIVEHGILEPQGAQPREWRFTDYELSLAKRAAKLRRELELEWEGVALALNLLEEVHELRAENRMLRQRLGRLVVE; encoded by the coding sequence ATGAGCAGCCCCCTGATCGTTCAACTGGACATGGCAGAATTCTGTGAGGCGGCCGATCTGTCGGACGTCTACGTGATCGAAATCGTCGAACACGGCATCCTCGAACCTCAGGGCGCGCAGCCCCGGGAATGGCGGTTCACCGACTACGAGCTGAGCCTGGCCAAGCGCGCCGCGAAGTTGCGGCGCGAGCTGGAGCTGGAGTGGGAGGGCGTCGCGCTGGCACTGAATCTGCTGGAGGAAGTGCATGAGCTGCGGGCGGAGAACCGCATGCTCAGGCAGCGCTTGGGGCGGCTGGTGGTCGAATAG
- a CDS encoding sensor histidine kinase: protein MRLSEFIVANIDPIVDEWEQFAATITPAADYLDSTALRDHASEILRAAARDMNKPQSPAEQAAKAKGEGPEKTPSLDEAGASHGELRHTVGFDLVQMTSEFRHLRACVIRLWVNSLESPDMTYFQDMIRFNEAIDEALAESTAAYAEQVNRSRDIFLAILGHDLRAPLQAVSMSTELLLRKSSLEGDALACALHIKRGARHMASMVSDLLELVRSRLGRSLPIEPAPMDLAVAARAAIAEACAGHPQSDPRLTVHGDTRGVWDAGRIDQLLQNLIGNALQHGASQRDVTLDLRGEDDCVCLSVHNYGTPISEEAIGTIFDPLVRSADEELGQPSTSLGLGLFIVKEVVTAHGGTIDVSSSGADGTLFSVVLPRKV, encoded by the coding sequence ATGCGTCTTTCCGAGTTCATCGTGGCCAATATCGACCCTATCGTCGATGAGTGGGAACAGTTCGCCGCGACCATCACGCCGGCCGCCGACTATCTGGATTCCACTGCGCTGCGCGATCACGCCAGCGAGATTCTGCGGGCCGCCGCCCGCGACATGAACAAGCCGCAAAGCCCCGCCGAACAGGCTGCCAAAGCCAAGGGCGAGGGCCCGGAAAAGACCCCGAGCCTGGACGAGGCCGGCGCCAGCCATGGCGAATTGCGCCACACCGTGGGTTTTGACCTGGTGCAGATGACCAGCGAATTCCGCCATTTGCGCGCCTGTGTGATCCGCCTGTGGGTCAACAGCCTTGAATCGCCGGACATGACCTATTTCCAGGACATGATCCGCTTCAACGAAGCCATCGACGAAGCCCTCGCCGAATCCACTGCGGCCTACGCCGAGCAGGTCAATCGCTCGCGGGACATTTTCCTCGCCATCCTCGGCCATGACCTGCGCGCGCCGCTGCAGGCGGTGAGCATGTCCACCGAACTGCTGCTGCGCAAATCCAGCCTTGAGGGCGATGCACTGGCCTGCGCCCTGCACATCAAGCGCGGTGCGCGGCACATGGCGTCGATGGTCAGCGACCTGCTGGAACTGGTGCGCAGTCGCCTGGGCCGTAGCCTGCCGATCGAACCGGCGCCGATGGACCTGGCGGTTGCCGCGCGCGCAGCGATTGCCGAAGCCTGCGCCGGCCATCCGCAGTCCGATCCCAGGCTCACGGTGCACGGTGACACCCGCGGCGTGTGGGACGCCGGGCGAATCGACCAGTTACTGCAGAACCTGATCGGCAATGCCTTGCAGCACGGTGCCAGCCAGCGTGACGTGACCCTCGATCTGCGTGGCGAGGACGACTGCGTGTGCCTGTCGGTGCACAACTACGGCACACCGATTTCCGAAGAGGCTATCGGCACCATTTTCGACCCGTTGGTACGCAGCGCCGACGAAGAACTCGGGCAGCCGTCGACCAGCCTCGGATTGGGCTTGTTCATTGTCAAGGAAGTGGTGACCGCCCATGGCGGGACGATCGATGTCAGCTCGAGCGGGGCTGACGGCACGCTGTTCAGTGTGGTGTTGCCGAGAAAGGTTTAA
- a CDS encoding ferritin-like domain-containing protein produces MSDDLHLSDVQTLRERARQHVENGAVTEGYSADRDEVLRLLNESLATELVCVLRYKRHYFMANGVKAHVAAEEFLEHATQEAQHADRLAERIVQLGGEPEFNPDLLSKMSHAQYVAGNTLKEMVYEDLVAERIAIDSYREIIQYIGEKDPTTRRIFEDILAQEEEHADDMADILKDL; encoded by the coding sequence ATGAGCGATGACCTGCATTTGTCTGATGTACAAACCCTGCGCGAGCGCGCACGACAGCACGTCGAGAACGGCGCGGTAACCGAGGGCTACAGCGCCGACCGTGACGAGGTGCTGCGCCTGCTCAATGAATCGCTGGCCACCGAACTGGTCTGCGTCCTGCGTTACAAACGTCACTACTTCATGGCCAACGGCGTGAAAGCTCACGTGGCCGCCGAAGAATTCCTCGAACATGCAACCCAGGAAGCGCAACACGCCGACCGTCTGGCCGAGCGCATCGTGCAACTGGGCGGCGAGCCGGAGTTCAATCCGGACCTGCTGTCGAAAATGTCCCATGCCCAGTACGTGGCCGGGAACACCTTGAAGGAAATGGTCTACGAAGACCTGGTGGCCGAGCGGATCGCCATCGACAGCTACCGCGAGATCATCCAGTACATCGGCGAAAAAGACCCCACTACCCGGCGCATCTTCGAAGACATCCTCGCCCAGGAAGAAGAGCATGCGGATGACATGGCCGACATTCTGAAAGACCTCTGA
- a CDS encoding multidrug efflux SMR transporter — protein sequence MAWLFLLIAAGFEVTFAMGMKYAEGFTRLWPSLITVVAAIGGIYFLTLAMRELPVSIAYPIWTAIGSLGTVFLGFALLGESLTLMKLLSVGLIVAGVVGLK from the coding sequence ATGGCCTGGCTGTTCCTGCTGATCGCCGCCGGCTTCGAGGTGACTTTCGCCATGGGCATGAAGTACGCCGAGGGCTTCACCCGCCTGTGGCCGTCGCTGATCACGGTGGTGGCGGCGATTGGCGGGATCTACTTCCTGACCCTGGCGATGCGTGAATTACCGGTGAGCATCGCCTATCCGATCTGGACGGCCATCGGCTCGCTGGGCACGGTGTTTCTCGGCTTTGCCCTGTTGGGCGAGAGCCTGACCCTGATGAAACTGCTGTCGGTGGGGCTGATTGTGGCGGGGGTGGTGGGCCTGAAGTAG
- a CDS encoding DMT family transporter — protein sequence MQYAFPLLAIFIWAGNTVINKLAVGAIFPAEIGFYRWLLAGLLFTPFMLKAVIAHWPQIRPNLGRIFILGVLGMAVYQSLAYFAATLTTATNMGIILSLMPLMSLAMAIISLGQRLTAGALFGAVLSFAGVLVVVSSGSLGALLQHGVNLGDAMMLIATLAYAIYSTLLKKWQLRLPPLVLLYLQVLVAIVVLFPLYAASPKTGFTAQNIPLVLYACLLASMLAPLAWMQAVQRLGPSRTTLFFNLLPVITALIAAVVLKEQLAMYHLVGGVLTLGGVILSERWTTVLGRKISVA from the coding sequence ATGCAATACGCGTTTCCCCTGCTGGCGATTTTCATCTGGGCCGGCAATACCGTGATCAACAAACTGGCGGTCGGGGCGATCTTCCCCGCCGAGATCGGTTTCTACCGCTGGCTGCTCGCCGGCCTGCTGTTCACGCCGTTCATGCTCAAAGCGGTGATCGCGCACTGGCCGCAGATCCGCCCCAACCTGGGCAGGATCTTCATCCTCGGCGTGCTGGGCATGGCGGTCTATCAAAGCCTGGCCTACTTTGCGGCGACCCTGACCACCGCGACCAACATGGGCATCATCCTGTCGCTGATGCCATTGATGTCGCTGGCCATGGCGATCATCAGCCTCGGCCAGCGTCTGACTGCCGGTGCACTGTTCGGCGCAGTGCTGTCGTTCGCCGGGGTGCTGGTGGTGGTGTCCTCCGGCAGCCTCGGCGCGCTGCTGCAACACGGGGTGAACCTGGGTGACGCGATGATGCTGATCGCCACCCTGGCCTACGCGATCTACAGCACCCTGCTGAAAAAATGGCAGCTACGCCTGCCGCCGCTGGTGTTGCTGTACCTGCAGGTGCTGGTGGCGATTGTGGTGCTGTTTCCGCTGTACGCCGCCTCGCCGAAAACCGGTTTCACCGCGCAAAACATTCCACTGGTGCTGTATGCGTGCCTGCTGGCCTCGATGCTCGCGCCGCTGGCGTGGATGCAGGCCGTGCAGCGTCTGGGGCCGAGCCGTACCACGTTGTTCTTTAACCTGCTGCCGGTGATTACCGCGCTGATTGCGGCGGTGGTGTTGAAGGAGCAGTTGGCGATGTATCACCTGGTGGGTGGGGTGTTGACGTTGGGTGGGGTGATTCTGTCGGAGCGCTGGACCACGGTGCTGGGCCGTAAAATCAGCGTTGCCTGA
- a CDS encoding NAD(P)H-dependent oxidoreductase: MSKILAIHASPRGDRSHSRRLAESFLSAWQVRHPQAQVTRREVGRALIPPVNEAFVAAAFHPEPEARPLSMQADLALSDQLVGELFAHDLLLISTPMYNFSVPSGLKAWVDQIVRLGLTFDHTLDNGVAQYTPLLQGKKALIVTSRGGFGFGPGGELEALNHADPWLRTALGFVGVNDVTVVAAEGEESAERTFAVSVAEAEQRLLDLARVF; this comes from the coding sequence ATGAGCAAAATTCTTGCGATCCATGCCAGCCCACGGGGTGACCGTTCGCATTCACGGCGCCTGGCGGAAAGCTTTCTCAGCGCCTGGCAAGTGCGCCATCCCCAGGCGCAGGTCACCCGTCGAGAAGTCGGACGGGCGCTGATCCCGCCGGTCAACGAAGCCTTTGTCGCGGCTGCGTTTCATCCTGAACCCGAGGCGCGTCCACTGTCGATGCAGGCCGATCTGGCGCTCAGCGATCAGCTGGTCGGCGAGTTGTTCGCTCACGACCTGCTGCTGATTTCCACGCCGATGTACAACTTCAGCGTGCCCAGCGGCCTCAAGGCCTGGGTCGATCAGATCGTGCGCCTGGGCCTGACGTTCGACCACACTTTGGACAACGGCGTGGCCCAGTACACCCCGCTGCTGCAGGGCAAGAAAGCGCTGATCGTCACCAGTCGCGGCGGTTTCGGCTTCGGCCCCGGTGGTGAGCTGGAGGCCCTGAATCACGCCGATCCATGGCTGCGCACGGCGTTGGGGTTTGTCGGTGTCAACGACGTCACCGTGGTCGCGGCCGAGGGCGAAGAGTCGGCCGAGCGCACCTTCGCGGTGTCGGTGGCCGAGGCCGAGCAGCGTTTGCTCGACCTCGCCCGGGTGTTCTAA
- a CDS encoding helix-turn-helix transcriptional regulator — protein MNSKHIDLLDFSELPSAVYFRYADFNAHEYAAPHRHPWGTLEYAAHGVLHMDVDGSRFMSPPHYAVWVPPQVEHSFYSHQPVNYRAVCLDPKVCVDLPTRACTLAISDILKAILKDFAARDVKIPELDADQRLAQVLVDQLQQAPLHECYLPYASHPGLLAILDALQADPGNNQPLAHWAAQVHVSERTLARQFVRELGMSFGEWRQRLRYLAAIEALESTRSVQEIAFDLGYSSGSAFIAMFARQAGCTPEQYRRSHLEGRKV, from the coding sequence ATGAACAGTAAACACATCGATCTGCTGGATTTCAGCGAACTGCCGTCAGCGGTGTACTTCCGCTACGCCGACTTCAACGCCCATGAGTACGCCGCGCCGCACCGCCATCCGTGGGGCACGCTGGAGTACGCGGCCCACGGTGTGCTGCACATGGACGTCGACGGCAGTCGCTTCATGTCACCGCCGCACTACGCGGTGTGGGTGCCGCCGCAGGTCGAGCACAGTTTCTACAGCCATCAGCCGGTCAACTATCGTGCGGTGTGCCTCGATCCCAAGGTCTGTGTCGATCTGCCGACGCGCGCTTGCACCCTGGCGATCAGCGATATCCTCAAGGCGATTCTCAAGGACTTCGCCGCCCGCGATGTGAAAATCCCCGAACTCGACGCCGACCAGCGTCTGGCCCAGGTGCTGGTCGATCAACTGCAACAGGCGCCATTACACGAGTGTTATCTGCCGTATGCGAGCCATCCCGGGTTACTGGCGATTCTCGATGCGTTGCAGGCCGATCCGGGCAACAACCAGCCGCTGGCGCACTGGGCGGCGCAGGTGCACGTCAGCGAGCGCACGTTGGCCCGGCAGTTCGTGCGTGAGCTGGGCATGAGTTTTGGCGAATGGCGTCAGCGCCTGCGTTATCTAGCGGCCATCGAGGCGCTGGAAAGTACCCGCAGTGTGCAGGAGATTGCCTTCGATCTCGGTTACAGCAGCGGCTCGGCCTTCATCGCCATGTTCGCCCGGCAGGCCGGGTGTACGCCGGAGCAATATCGACGTAGCCATCTGGAGGGCAGGAAGGTGTAA
- a CDS encoding Hsp70 family protein gives MNNASPARACGIDFGTSNSTVGWLRPGMETMIALEDDKITLPSVVFFNIEERRPVYGRLALHEYLEGYEGRLMRSLKSLLGSKLIKHDTSVLGTAMPFKDLLGLFIGQLKSRAETAAGREFEQVVLGRPVFFVDDDPLADQEAEDTLGEVARKLGFKDVSFQYEPIAAAFDYESTIEKEELVLIVDIGGGTSDFSLVRLSPERRGMDNRHDDILATGGVHIGGTDFDKQLSLQGLMPLFGYGSRMKSGAYMPTSHHMNLATWHTINSVYSQKSTLALGSMRYDIEDTGGIDRLFKLIEQRAGHWLAMEVEETKIQLTHADSRHVPLDRIEPGLSVELSRALFESSIDALLERVRGSVTQLLNDANVSVAQVDTVFFTGGSSGIPALRNSVSAMLPNARHVEGNIFGSIGSGLAIEAMKRYGAMN, from the coding sequence ATGAACAACGCCTCTCCAGCCCGTGCCTGCGGCATCGACTTCGGCACCTCCAACTCCACCGTCGGCTGGCTGCGCCCCGGCATGGAAACGATGATCGCGCTGGAAGACGACAAGATCACCCTGCCGTCGGTGGTGTTCTTCAACATCGAAGAGCGCCGTCCGGTGTACGGTCGTCTGGCGCTGCACGAATACCTGGAAGGCTACGAAGGCCGGTTGATGCGCTCGCTCAAGAGCCTGCTCGGTTCCAAGCTGATCAAGCACGACACCAGCGTGCTCGGCACCGCGATGCCGTTCAAGGACTTGCTGGGGCTGTTCATCGGCCAGCTCAAGAGCCGCGCCGAAACTGCCGCCGGTCGGGAGTTCGAACAAGTGGTGCTGGGCCGCCCGGTGTTCTTCGTCGATGACGACCCGCTGGCCGACCAGGAAGCCGAAGACACGTTGGGGGAAGTGGCGCGCAAACTCGGCTTCAAAGACGTGTCGTTCCAGTACGAACCGATCGCTGCGGCATTCGACTACGAGTCGACCATCGAAAAAGAAGAGCTGGTGCTGATCGTCGACATCGGCGGTGGTACGTCCGACTTCTCGCTGGTGCGCCTGTCGCCCGAGCGTCGCGGCATGGACAACCGCCACGATGACATCCTCGCCACCGGCGGCGTGCACATCGGCGGGACCGACTTCGACAAACAGCTGAGCCTGCAAGGCCTGATGCCGCTGTTCGGCTACGGCAGCCGGATGAAGAGCGGCGCCTACATGCCGACCAGCCACCACATGAACCTGGCGACCTGGCACACCATCAACTCGGTGTACTCGCAGAAATCCACCCTGGCGCTGGGTAGCATGCGCTACGACATCGAAGACACCGGCGGTATCGACCGTCTGTTCAAGCTGATCGAGCAGCGCGCCGGGCACTGGCTGGCGATGGAAGTCGAAGAAACCAAGATCCAGCTGACCCACGCCGACAGCCGCCACGTGCCGCTGGACCGTATCGAGCCGGGCCTGAGCGTGGAACTGAGCCGCGCCCTGTTCGAATCGTCGATCGACGCCTTGCTTGAACGCGTGCGCGGCAGCGTCACGCAGCTGTTGAACGATGCCAACGTGTCGGTCGCGCAGGTCGATACGGTGTTCTTCACCGGCGGTTCGAGCGGCATTCCGGCGCTGCGCAACAGCGTCTCGGCGATGCTGCCGAATGCGCGACATGTGGAAGGGAATATCTTTGGCAGCATTGGCAGTGGTCTGGCGATCGAGGCGATGAAGCGCTACGGCGCCATGAACTGA
- a CDS encoding LysR substrate-binding domain-containing protein, with protein MEFSMFASLPLTALRAFESASRLLSFKAAAEELSVTPTAISHQIRTLEDWLGVALFERLPRQVRLTEGGERLFRSLHGALLEVAQSVDTLRPQRSGSSLTLSTTAAFAALWLVPRLGRFYAQHPNINVRLDTHCEVIDLHQDASVDLVLRYSLDTYPNLYGLCLFDESFGVYGSPEQVALAARRTPALISVRWHNSKLYAHGWEAWCARSGEHWLNQHPAIREYDEEHYALQAAIAGQGLVLASNILVSQSVASGLLVPYKGQVQVDGAGYSALCVPGRERHPPVRAFFAWLQEEAVLSGLTPRSQPSPAPTGGTA; from the coding sequence ATGGAGTTTTCAATGTTCGCCTCGTTGCCGCTGACCGCGCTGCGCGCCTTCGAATCCGCTTCGCGCCTGCTGAGTTTCAAGGCCGCCGCGGAAGAACTGTCGGTCACGCCCACGGCAATTTCTCATCAGATCCGTACGCTGGAGGACTGGCTCGGCGTCGCCCTGTTCGAACGCTTGCCGCGTCAGGTGCGCCTGACCGAGGGCGGCGAGCGGCTGTTTCGCAGCCTCCACGGCGCGCTGCTGGAAGTGGCGCAAAGCGTCGACACCCTGCGTCCGCAACGCAGTGGCAGCAGCCTGACGCTGTCGACCACCGCCGCGTTTGCCGCGCTATGGCTGGTGCCGCGCCTCGGGCGTTTTTATGCGCAACACCCGAACATCAACGTGCGCCTGGATACCCACTGCGAAGTCATCGACCTGCATCAGGACGCCAGCGTCGATCTGGTGCTGCGCTACAGCCTCGACACTTACCCCAATCTCTACGGCCTCTGCCTGTTCGATGAGTCCTTCGGTGTGTACGGCTCGCCGGAGCAGGTGGCGCTGGCCGCCCGGCGCACGCCGGCGCTGATCAGCGTGCGCTGGCACAACTCGAAGCTGTATGCCCACGGATGGGAAGCCTGGTGCGCCCGCTCGGGTGAGCACTGGCTGAATCAGCATCCGGCGATCCGTGAATACGACGAAGAGCATTACGCCCTGCAAGCGGCGATTGCCGGGCAAGGTCTGGTACTGGCGAGCAATATTCTGGTCTCGCAAAGCGTCGCCAGCGGCTTGCTGGTGCCGTACAAGGGGCAGGTGCAGGTCGATGGTGCCGGGTACAGCGCGTTGTGTGTGCCAGGGCGCGAGCGGCATCCGCCGGTGCGGGCGTTTTTTGCCTGGTTACAGGAGGAGGCCGTGTTGTCCGGGCTGACGCCAAGATCGCAGCCTTCGCCAGCGCCTACAGGGGGCACGGCGTAA
- a CDS encoding DnaJ C-terminal domain-containing protein, which produces MDFKDYYKILGVEPTADDKAIKAAYRKLARKYHPDVSKEKDAEAKFKDASEAYEALKSADKRAEYDDLRRYGQHGQPFQGPPGWQSRGGFGGGGGDTGDFSDFFSSIFGNRGPGFGGGEGRQSRSAGRRGQDVEMELPIFLEETLSNESKKVTFQVPQYNANGQHVSNTSKSLNVKIPAGVTDGERIRLKGQGAPGIGGGANGDLYLTIRFAPHPKFDVEGENLIITLPLAPWELALGAEVAVPTLTGKINLKVPAGSQNGQRMRAKGHGLKNKAGERGYLFVQLKAVMPKTSDDEVKALWQELAKKAAFNPRENF; this is translated from the coding sequence ATGGACTTCAAAGACTATTACAAGATACTCGGCGTGGAGCCGACAGCGGACGACAAGGCGATCAAGGCTGCCTATCGCAAGCTGGCGCGCAAATACCACCCCGATGTCAGCAAGGAAAAAGACGCCGAGGCCAAGTTCAAGGACGCCTCGGAAGCCTATGAAGCGCTGAAAAGCGCCGACAAACGCGCCGAATACGACGACCTGCGCCGCTATGGCCAGCACGGTCAGCCGTTCCAGGGCCCACCGGGCTGGCAGAGCCGTGGCGGCTTTGGTGGCGGCGGTGGCGACACCGGCGATTTCTCGGACTTCTTCAGTTCGATCTTCGGCAATCGCGGCCCCGGTTTCGGTGGCGGCGAGGGTCGGCAATCACGCAGTGCAGGGCGCCGAGGGCAAGACGTGGAAATGGAACTGCCGATCTTCCTCGAGGAAACGCTCTCGAATGAATCGAAGAAGGTCACCTTTCAGGTGCCGCAATACAACGCCAACGGTCAGCACGTCAGCAATACCAGCAAGAGCCTGAACGTGAAGATCCCGGCGGGCGTGACCGACGGCGAGCGTATTCGCCTCAAAGGCCAGGGCGCACCGGGCATCGGTGGCGGGGCCAATGGTGATCTGTACCTGACCATTCGCTTTGCGCCGCACCCCAAATTCGATGTCGAAGGCGAAAACCTGATCATCACGTTGCCATTGGCACCTTGGGAGCTGGCGCTGGGCGCCGAAGTGGCCGTGCCGACCCTGACTGGCAAGATCAACCTCAAGGTTCCGGCCGGGAGTCAGAACGGCCAGCGCATGCGCGCCAAGGGCCATGGTTTGAAAAACAAGGCCGGTGAGCGCGGTTACCTGTTCGTGCAGCTCAAGGCCGTGATGCCGAAAACCTCCGACGACGAGGTCAAGGCGCTGTGGCAGGAACTGGCGAAGAAAGCCGCGTTCAACCCGCGAGAGAACTTCTGA